The proteins below are encoded in one region of Limnochorda pilosa:
- a CDS encoding PKD domain-containing protein has protein sequence MQGGPRLASRIRMALLRALLLLPLALALVVAAAGTAGVLAQDPEKPSRERSAWQPGPLEYHPDRVIVRVRGGLAAQEATDGLRAMGYAQVRPVSFTSSRAFPDGLDLRIITLPESESVETAIGRLSTRPEVLYAERDWKVYWAQTGALFPDDPLFPAMWGLHNEALPEEYWDPEMVDAGGVPVDDADIDMPEAWAVHSSSPEVIVGLIDTGAYIDHPDLAPSIWVNEAELYGTPGVDDDGNGYVDDLHGWDFFNNDNTVWDPEERDLYGYLNDEHGTHTAGTIGALTDNAMGVAGINWDVRIMVLKFLGPEGGYTSDAILALQYAAANGALLTSNSWGGGGFSQAMKDAIEAAGILFVAAAGNSDQNTDVSPHYPSSYDSPNIISVAASMQNDERADYPGWWGSNWGPTTVDLFAPGGFILSTIPPDPPPGPGEPPEEAYAFFYGTSMATPHVAGVAAALIAQHPDLPQYPAAPGWVEGSPSIKGIILDTVDVKPAFQGQVLTGGRLNAAHAFAMSLPPVITQASAEPAEGPPPLEVAFTAAAQDPDGQVVHVWWDFGDGSEPVDEASATHTYTEQGRFDATFHAVDDSGLESTATVPIRVFFPPEIAVEPLSLEVALDWNQSQTETLTLSNTGQGLLTYSIQVRPFGGAAESPGPAADHLELAKGEADPRRYPPQPLGRGGPDAFGYTWIDSDEPGGPAFQWNDIREAGQLLDLHRDDGYVDVELPFPFPFYGEEKTSVRISSNGYLTFGADGTDFTNDAIPDPADPNDLLAVFWDDLTLSSSGAVYTWGSAEEGVFVIQYQEVPRLGTGQRYTFQAILDAGGGITYQYLSMEPGRLDEATIGIEDGAGETGLQVAFNQEYVHNELAVAFFPVWIAAEPAGGTVEPGATAPVDLTFDAGRLPEGDYPATVVVRSDDPDEPEVEVSTLLQVNAVMPPIVDELEAEPWAGSPPLEVQFTASARDVDGEIVSIAWDFGDGSEPVEGTPAPVHTYEVEGEYDATLTVTDDEGLSTSRSVHVVVRPLPVVGVEPPSFMATVRAHRTRTETLTLTNDGDADLTFTLTAGSEAHVPAQVPSPGETWEAAGKDDVDPRTGRIHPEGFGGPDGFGYVWQDSDEPEGPAFEWVDATAEGTPLGLSDDGFAEVDLPWTFPFYGQEKSQVKIASNGYLTFGPDGSDLSNDPVPTTTDPNDLLAVWWDDLRPSSGGEVYHWYDAADDRFVVEWHQVPRYRENGSYTFEAILYPDGRIVYQYQEMVFAGSYEASATVGIENAGGTDGLEVLFNAAGYVHDGLAILFYPYQWLRVAPAEGTVAPGESLDVAVTFDLTPIGSGPLSGAIRVESNDLLRPEVRVPVAIDVLENQPPVIDAAGVNPAQGPLGTVFQLVAAAHDPDGSIVDPYWDPGDGSDPVHAFVVEHAYEADGEYTATFHAIDNDGYESTRQVTVRVAEPPSAGWNPTQVFLTVAGGQSTTETLTLTNGGPGELTFGPAEGEMSHRVPTLTRTEGADRAVDANARTAQGLYAPNPDPSRSAWLPAAVGDVLDSWPAPSPITLAWGVGVDRSAGDLVLSDPNTLTDYRVPPDGSSVLASWSTPWAGAWPGDMAFDGEAIWQVNVGGDNGLYRLDPRTGEVLDSMTSVPWSVSQRGVAYDPNDDTFYVGGWNDDTVYHVKGTSWDQPGGLIDEWSMPVGIAGLAFHPGARILVVTSNADPDMIYFVDPTSHATLAQFPHPAGGSYGGAGVDFDAGGNLWVASQADNTLYRVETGLGSIGSWLSWEPESGTVPAGGSVAITVTVDAARLAPGDQRGSVALVTNDPENPLIVVPVNLHVAAPPVITEATAEPALGEPPLEVTFRAAVDAPETPVQGYGWDFGDGSSAAAYDTTHTYTEVGQYLAAFTVTDALGGTASISIPIEVRPLPAATVSPEAIETTLPVNGTESHTVTVGNEEGNAPLAFRVRVRDGQAPEIALPPRVGKIEDPDAPTARGLYGPLAPETRERLATNIRPGAVGDVLDSWPLPSEITLGWGVGFDEEKLWISDPELVRDFWTSISGGLLGQVDTPWAGAWPGDMAYDPVHGLVWQVNVGGNNGLYGLDPQTGEVVSSIASVPWAISQRGVAYDEEDDTFYVGGWNEDIIYHVKGLDWDQPGGFIEAWSLSGAGISGLAWHPDGILWVATNSPGDSIYGLDLEALEIVYQFPGPAGGDYLGAGLALGADGNLWAVTQDDRAWLISTEMPIARGITVDPVAGTVPAGESLDLTVTLNAAELGAPGADVASYLEITTDDPFHPLLTTDVLVHILPGPQISNVEVTPQIGEPPLEVSFSAQVSAPVAPIREVWWDFGDGSEPVHETDAVHTYPEEGVYQASFHAVDRNDVEAVETVEIEVRYLPVLGVEPERFDVRLTEGEQAQDELVVTNGGNAPMSFWITTAPSFAQSPEYRAFASRPHAKGEAEPRGWAVPYGAGGPDGYGYLWMDSNEPGGPTFDWVEISEVGTPVSLTDESWVTVDLPWSFPFYGETKNQVSITSNGYLTFGSGTRGYYTNAPIPDTALPNDLIAPFWDDLNPEDGGAIYYHHDPETDRFIVEYQGVPAWGTAGSAYTFQAILGADGTIVFQYQILEGPLNSATVGIEDASGTDGLQVVYNQSYLEEGLAVAFSFAGRLVSVSPESGYLIPGNSQQAVVTFGRPDGAPGRYRINLQVMSDDPFRPQATVPVDLEINGVPRVTLLTPVGGEVLQGEVPVRWQVQDDDATTIDLAYSADGGETWIALLEGAEDTGLYRWDTAQVPTGDGYRLRVQATDPEGLAGEAVSGPFTIHRLPEAELLAPQGGTVLTRPEFEVRWTAVDAEDGDDLAVDLHYAVGESVWRRIGLNLGNTGSHVWDVTGVPTSDQVRLRLTVRDLENGLVQVITPPFAVTDAPVAAIDHSPDEGITTETAVAFTDASSDPDGEVAAWSWSFGDGATSDEPNPTHTYAEPGIYHVRLEVTDDLGAVGAPASVSLAVGTPEAPVTGFASAELGPGEGSFDALDEVGVEAEKTGEGSVRVSAARFGADPAPGARPVFQTPAGYFDLNLDTAEGVESLTVRWHFPEGIESPESLFLAWLEPETGEWVPVVPQALVVAPGGGFGGYIAFTLDDTSTPTLAQLTGSLFGAGTPIPNRAPEAAFTFGPEAPAVTDTVQFTHQATDPDGPEDLAAWSWDFGDGATSDEPNPTHRYAAKGAYTVSLTVADQAGATATATTTLAVVNAPPRVTLDAPEPGAVWTGREAIRWTASDPDGDELQIDLAYSADDGATWTEISAGQPNGGEYLWESGQVPKGGVYRLKVTARDVEASAEAVSEPFVVVRVTGDVSHGPNPASTDVTFYFGDGVSGTLSVFDVSGRRVWSAQTSDGTRSLTWDLRSHRGEPLASGLYLYLVVKADGTRSPVQRLVIER, from the coding sequence ATGCAGGGAGGTCCCAGGCTCGCGTCCCGGATCCGCATGGCCTTGCTCCGAGCGCTCCTGCTGCTCCCCCTAGCCCTTGCCCTGGTGGTGGCCGCCGCGGGAACGGCCGGCGTGCTGGCTCAAGATCCCGAGAAGCCCAGCCGGGAGCGCAGCGCCTGGCAGCCCGGTCCCCTGGAGTATCATCCCGATCGCGTCATCGTGCGCGTGCGGGGCGGCCTTGCGGCCCAGGAAGCCACCGACGGCCTGAGGGCCATGGGCTATGCCCAGGTGCGCCCCGTCTCCTTCACTTCCAGCCGGGCCTTTCCGGACGGGCTGGACCTCCGCATCATCACCCTCCCAGAGTCCGAGTCCGTGGAAACGGCCATCGGCCGGCTCTCCACCCGGCCCGAGGTGCTTTACGCCGAGCGCGACTGGAAGGTCTACTGGGCCCAGACGGGCGCGCTCTTCCCGGACGATCCCCTCTTCCCGGCCATGTGGGGGCTCCACAACGAAGCTCTGCCGGAGGAGTACTGGGATCCCGAGATGGTCGATGCCGGCGGCGTACCCGTGGACGACGCCGACATCGACATGCCCGAGGCCTGGGCGGTCCACTCCTCGTCGCCCGAGGTGATCGTGGGCCTCATCGACACCGGGGCCTACATCGACCACCCCGACCTGGCCCCCAGCATCTGGGTGAACGAGGCCGAGCTCTACGGCACGCCGGGCGTGGACGACGACGGCAACGGCTACGTGGACGACCTCCACGGCTGGGACTTCTTCAACAACGACAACACCGTGTGGGACCCCGAGGAGCGGGATCTCTACGGCTACCTGAACGACGAGCACGGGACCCACACGGCCGGCACCATCGGCGCGCTCACCGACAACGCCATGGGCGTTGCGGGCATCAACTGGGACGTCCGGATCATGGTGCTCAAGTTCCTGGGACCCGAGGGTGGGTATACCTCCGACGCCATCCTGGCCCTCCAGTACGCCGCGGCGAACGGAGCCCTGCTCACCAGCAACAGCTGGGGTGGGGGCGGCTTCAGCCAGGCCATGAAGGATGCCATCGAGGCCGCCGGCATCCTCTTCGTGGCCGCCGCCGGCAACAGCGACCAGAACACCGACGTCTCGCCCCACTATCCCTCGAGCTACGACTCGCCCAACATCATCTCGGTGGCGGCGAGCATGCAGAACGACGAGAGGGCCGACTACCCGGGGTGGTGGGGCTCCAACTGGGGACCCACCACCGTGGACCTCTTCGCACCCGGTGGCTTCATCCTCTCCACCATCCCGCCGGACCCCCCGCCGGGCCCGGGGGAGCCGCCCGAAGAGGCGTACGCCTTCTTCTACGGCACCTCCATGGCCACGCCCCACGTGGCCGGGGTCGCGGCGGCGCTCATCGCCCAGCACCCGGACCTGCCCCAGTACCCGGCAGCCCCGGGCTGGGTGGAGGGGAGCCCCAGCATCAAGGGGATCATCCTCGACACGGTCGACGTGAAGCCCGCCTTCCAGGGGCAGGTGCTCACGGGCGGCCGGCTCAACGCGGCCCATGCGTTCGCCATGTCCCTGCCGCCTGTCATCACCCAAGCGTCGGCGGAGCCCGCCGAGGGACCCCCGCCCCTGGAGGTCGCCTTCACCGCGGCCGCCCAGGACCCCGACGGCCAGGTCGTCCACGTCTGGTGGGACTTCGGCGACGGCAGCGAGCCGGTCGACGAGGCGAGCGCGACGCACACGTACACCGAGCAAGGACGCTTCGACGCAACCTTCCACGCAGTGGACGATTCGGGGCTGGAGAGCACGGCCACGGTGCCGATTCGGGTCTTCTTCCCGCCCGAGATCGCCGTGGAGCCCCTGAGCCTCGAGGTCGCGCTCGACTGGAACCAGAGCCAGACCGAGACCCTCACCCTCTCCAACACGGGCCAGGGCCTGCTCACCTACTCCATCCAGGTCCGGCCCTTCGGCGGCGCGGCCGAGTCGCCCGGCCCAGCAGCCGACCACCTGGAGCTGGCCAAGGGCGAGGCCGACCCGCGCCGGTACCCGCCCCAGCCCCTGGGGCGCGGCGGGCCTGATGCCTTCGGCTACACCTGGATCGACAGCGACGAGCCAGGTGGCCCGGCCTTCCAGTGGAACGACATCCGCGAGGCCGGCCAGCTCCTGGACCTGCACCGGGACGACGGCTACGTGGACGTGGAGCTGCCCTTCCCGTTCCCCTTCTACGGGGAGGAGAAGACGTCGGTGCGGATCTCCTCCAACGGGTACCTCACCTTCGGGGCCGACGGAACGGATTTCACCAACGACGCGATCCCCGACCCGGCCGACCCCAACGACCTCCTGGCCGTCTTCTGGGACGACCTCACCCTGAGCTCCAGCGGTGCCGTCTACACCTGGGGCAGCGCCGAGGAGGGCGTCTTCGTGATCCAGTACCAGGAGGTGCCCCGCCTGGGTACGGGCCAGCGGTACACCTTCCAGGCGATCCTGGACGCGGGTGGGGGCATCACCTACCAGTACCTGAGCATGGAGCCCGGCCGCCTGGATGAAGCCACCATCGGCATCGAGGATGGAGCGGGCGAGACGGGCCTGCAGGTGGCCTTCAACCAGGAGTACGTCCACAACGAGCTGGCGGTCGCGTTCTTCCCGGTCTGGATCGCGGCAGAGCCGGCCGGGGGGACGGTGGAGCCCGGCGCCACGGCCCCGGTGGACCTGACCTTCGACGCCGGGCGCCTGCCCGAGGGCGACTACCCGGCCACCGTGGTGGTCCGAAGCGACGATCCCGACGAGCCGGAGGTGGAGGTCTCCACGCTCCTCCAGGTGAACGCGGTGATGCCGCCCATCGTCGACGAGCTCGAGGCGGAGCCATGGGCCGGCAGCCCGCCCCTGGAGGTCCAGTTCACCGCCTCCGCCCGGGACGTGGACGGCGAGATCGTCTCCATCGCCTGGGACTTTGGCGACGGGAGCGAGCCTGTCGAAGGCACCCCCGCCCCGGTGCACACCTACGAGGTCGAGGGCGAGTACGACGCGACCCTGACGGTGACCGACGATGAGGGGCTCTCGACCTCACGCTCGGTGCACGTGGTCGTCCGACCGCTGCCGGTGGTGGGGGTGGAGCCCCCCTCGTTCATGGCCACGGTCCGGGCGCACCGGACCCGAACCGAGACGCTCACCCTCACCAACGACGGCGATGCCGACCTCACCTTCACCCTCACCGCCGGCTCCGAGGCTCACGTGCCCGCCCAGGTCCCGAGCCCCGGGGAAACGTGGGAAGCGGCCGGCAAAGACGACGTGGACCCCCGGACCGGACGGATCCACCCCGAGGGATTCGGTGGCCCCGACGGCTTCGGCTACGTCTGGCAGGACAGCGACGAGCCGGAAGGTCCCGCCTTCGAGTGGGTGGACGCCACGGCGGAGGGGACGCCCCTGGGGCTCAGCGACGACGGCTTCGCCGAGGTGGACCTGCCGTGGACCTTCCCCTTCTACGGCCAGGAGAAGAGCCAGGTGAAGATCGCCTCCAACGGCTACCTCACCTTCGGGCCCGACGGGTCGGACTTGAGCAACGACCCGGTTCCCACCACCACCGACCCCAACGACCTGCTGGCCGTCTGGTGGGACGACCTCAGGCCTTCCTCGGGCGGCGAGGTGTACCACTGGTACGACGCGGCCGACGACCGGTTCGTGGTGGAGTGGCACCAGGTGCCGCGCTACCGTGAGAACGGCTCGTACACCTTCGAGGCCATCCTCTACCCCGACGGGCGCATCGTCTACCAGTACCAGGAGATGGTGTTTGCGGGGAGCTACGAGGCCAGCGCCACGGTGGGCATCGAGAACGCCGGCGGAACCGACGGCCTCGAGGTCCTCTTCAACGCCGCAGGCTACGTCCACGACGGGCTCGCCATCCTCTTCTACCCATACCAGTGGCTCAGGGTGGCCCCCGCCGAGGGCACCGTGGCTCCCGGCGAGAGCCTGGACGTGGCGGTCACCTTCGACCTCACCCCGATCGGGTCGGGCCCGCTGAGCGGCGCGATCCGGGTGGAGAGCAACGACCTGCTCCGGCCGGAGGTCCGGGTGCCCGTGGCCATCGACGTGCTGGAAAACCAGCCGCCGGTCATCGACGCCGCCGGCGTCAATCCCGCCCAGGGGCCGCTGGGTACGGTCTTCCAGCTCGTGGCGGCCGCCCACGACCCCGACGGCTCCATCGTTGACCCGTACTGGGATCCGGGTGACGGCAGCGACCCCGTCCATGCCTTCGTGGTGGAGCACGCCTACGAGGCGGACGGGGAGTACACGGCCACTTTCCACGCGATCGACAACGACGGCTACGAGTCGACCCGGCAGGTGACGGTGCGGGTGGCCGAGCCGCCGTCGGCGGGCTGGAACCCGACCCAGGTCTTCCTGACCGTGGCCGGCGGCCAGAGCACCACGGAGACCCTCACCCTCACCAACGGCGGGCCGGGCGAGCTCACCTTCGGGCCTGCCGAGGGCGAGATGAGCCACCGGGTGCCCACGCTCACCCGGACCGAGGGCGCCGATCGGGCCGTGGACGCCAACGCCCGAACGGCCCAAGGCCTCTACGCCCCCAATCCGGACCCGTCGCGCTCCGCGTGGCTTCCCGCCGCCGTGGGCGACGTGCTCGACTCCTGGCCGGCGCCCTCGCCCATCACCCTGGCCTGGGGTGTGGGGGTGGACCGGAGCGCGGGCGACCTGGTGCTCTCAGACCCCAACACCCTCACCGACTACCGGGTGCCGCCCGATGGCAGCTCGGTGCTGGCGAGCTGGTCCACGCCCTGGGCCGGCGCCTGGCCGGGCGACATGGCCTTCGACGGTGAGGCCATCTGGCAGGTGAACGTGGGCGGCGACAACGGTCTCTACCGGCTGGATCCGCGCACGGGCGAGGTCCTGGATTCCATGACCTCCGTTCCGTGGAGCGTCTCCCAGCGGGGCGTCGCCTACGATCCCAACGACGACACCTTCTATGTGGGCGGCTGGAACGACGACACCGTCTACCACGTGAAGGGAACGAGCTGGGATCAGCCCGGCGGGCTGATCGACGAGTGGTCCATGCCCGTGGGCATCGCCGGCCTCGCCTTCCACCCCGGCGCCCGCATCCTGGTGGTGACCAGCAACGCCGACCCCGACATGATCTACTTCGTCGACCCCACGAGCCACGCCACCCTGGCCCAGTTCCCGCACCCGGCGGGAGGCTCCTATGGCGGCGCCGGCGTCGACTTCGACGCGGGCGGGAACCTGTGGGTCGCATCGCAGGCCGACAACACCCTCTACCGGGTGGAGACGGGCCTGGGGTCCATCGGGAGCTGGCTCTCCTGGGAGCCCGAGAGCGGCACCGTCCCCGCCGGGGGCTCGGTGGCCATCACGGTCACGGTCGATGCCGCCCGCCTTGCCCCGGGCGACCAGCGCGGCAGCGTCGCGCTGGTGACCAACGACCCGGAGAACCCGCTGATCGTGGTGCCGGTGAACCTGCACGTAGCGGCCCCGCCGGTGATCACCGAGGCCACCGCCGAGCCGGCCCTGGGCGAGCCGCCCCTGGAGGTCACCTTCCGCGCAGCGGTGGACGCGCCCGAGACCCCCGTCCAGGGCTACGGGTGGGACTTCGGCGACGGCAGCTCCGCGGCCGCGTACGACACGACCCACACCTACACCGAGGTCGGCCAGTACCTGGCCGCCTTCACCGTCACCGACGCGCTGGGGGGCACGGCCAGCATCTCGATTCCCATCGAGGTGCGCCCCCTGCCGGCGGCCACCGTCTCGCCGGAGGCCATCGAGACGACGCTGCCGGTCAACGGCACCGAAAGCCACACGGTGACCGTGGGCAACGAGGAAGGGAACGCCCCGCTCGCCTTCCGGGTGCGGGTCCGTGACGGCCAGGCGCCTGAGATCGCCCTGCCGCCACGGGTGGGCAAGATCGAGGATCCCGACGCCCCCACGGCGCGCGGCCTCTACGGCCCGCTGGCCCCCGAGACCCGCGAGCGGCTCGCGACCAACATCAGGCCGGGCGCCGTGGGCGACGTCCTGGACTCCTGGCCGCTCCCCTCCGAGATCACCCTGGGGTGGGGCGTGGGCTTCGACGAGGAGAAGCTCTGGATCTCGGATCCCGAGCTGGTCCGGGACTTCTGGACCTCCATCTCGGGCGGGCTCCTGGGCCAGGTGGACACCCCGTGGGCCGGGGCCTGGCCAGGCGATATGGCCTACGATCCGGTCCACGGGCTGGTCTGGCAGGTGAACGTGGGCGGGAACAACGGCCTCTACGGTCTGGATCCCCAGACGGGCGAGGTGGTCTCCTCCATCGCCTCGGTGCCGTGGGCCATCTCCCAGCGTGGGGTCGCCTACGACGAGGAGGACGACACCTTCTACGTGGGCGGCTGGAACGAGGACATCATCTACCACGTGAAGGGTCTCGACTGGGACCAGCCCGGAGGGTTCATCGAGGCGTGGAGCCTGAGCGGGGCCGGCATCAGCGGGCTCGCCTGGCACCCCGACGGGATCCTCTGGGTGGCCACCAACTCGCCCGGCGACTCCATCTACGGGCTGGACCTGGAGGCCCTGGAGATCGTCTACCAGTTCCCGGGTCCCGCGGGCGGCGACTACCTGGGGGCCGGCCTCGCCCTCGGTGCCGATGGCAACCTCTGGGCGGTGACCCAGGACGACCGCGCCTGGCTCATCAGCACCGAGATGCCCATCGCCCGGGGGATCACCGTGGATCCCGTGGCCGGGACGGTGCCGGCGGGTGAGAGCCTGGACCTGACCGTGACCCTGAACGCAGCCGAGCTCGGCGCGCCCGGTGCGGACGTGGCCAGCTACCTGGAGATCACCACGGATGATCCGTTCCACCCGCTTCTCACCACGGACGTGCTCGTCCACATCCTGCCCGGCCCGCAGATCAGCAACGTCGAGGTGACGCCGCAGATCGGCGAGCCGCCCCTGGAGGTGAGCTTCAGCGCCCAGGTGAGCGCCCCGGTTGCCCCCATCCGGGAGGTCTGGTGGGACTTCGGCGACGGCTCTGAGCCCGTGCACGAGACCGACGCCGTACACACCTACCCCGAGGAGGGCGTCTACCAGGCGAGCTTCCACGCCGTCGACCGAAACGACGTCGAGGCCGTGGAGACGGTGGAGATCGAGGTGCGCTACCTGCCGGTGCTGGGCGTGGAGCCCGAGCGCTTCGACGTTCGCCTGACCGAGGGCGAGCAGGCACAGGACGAGCTGGTGGTGACCAACGGCGGCAACGCCCCCATGAGCTTCTGGATCACCACGGCGCCCAGCTTCGCCCAGTCGCCCGAATACCGCGCCTTCGCCTCGCGGCCGCACGCCAAGGGTGAGGCGGAGCCCAGAGGCTGGGCCGTACCGTACGGGGCCGGCGGGCCCGATGGATACGGCTATCTCTGGATGGACTCCAACGAGCCGGGAGGCCCCACCTTCGACTGGGTGGAGATCAGCGAGGTGGGCACCCCCGTCAGCCTCACGGATGAGTCGTGGGTGACGGTGGACCTGCCCTGGAGCTTCCCCTTCTACGGGGAGACCAAGAACCAGGTGTCCATCACCTCCAACGGCTACCTCACCTTCGGCTCGGGCACGCGGGGATACTACACCAACGCCCCGATCCCCGACACAGCCCTGCCCAACGACCTGATCGCCCCCTTCTGGGACGACCTGAACCCCGAAGACGGCGGCGCGATCTACTACCACCACGACCCGGAGACCGACCGCTTCATCGTGGAGTACCAGGGGGTGCCTGCCTGGGGGACGGCAGGAAGCGCCTACACCTTCCAGGCGATCCTGGGCGCCGACGGGACCATCGTCTTCCAGTACCAGATCCTCGAAGGCCCCCTGAACAGCGCCACGGTGGGCATCGAGGACGCCAGCGGTACCGACGGCCTGCAGGTGGTCTACAACCAGTCCTACCTGGAGGAGGGCCTGGCGGTCGCCTTCTCCTTCGCCGGCCGCCTGGTCTCCGTGAGCCCCGAGTCGGGCTACCTGATCCCCGGCAACAGCCAGCAGGCGGTGGTCACCTTCGGACGGCCCGACGGCGCGCCGGGCCGGTACCGCATCAACCTGCAGGTGATGTCCGATGACCCCTTCCGCCCGCAGGCGACGGTGCCGGTGGACCTGGAGATCAACGGCGTCCCCCGGGTGACCCTCCTGACCCCCGTGGGGGGCGAGGTCCTGCAGGGAGAGGTCCCTGTGCGCTGGCAGGTGCAGGACGACGACGCGACCACCATCGACCTGGCCTACTCCGCCGACGGCGGGGAGACCTGGATCGCCCTGTTGGAAGGGGCCGAGGACACAGGACTCTACCGCTGGGATACCGCCCAGGTCCCCACGGGCGACGGCTACCGGCTGCGGGTGCAGGCCACGGATCCCGAAGGCCTGGCGGGCGAGGCGGTGAGCGGTCCCTTCACCATCCACCGCCTGCCCGAGGCGGAACTCCTGGCGCCCCAGGGCGGCACGGTGCTCACCCGGCCCGAGTTCGAGGTCCGTTGGACGGCCGTCGATGCCGAGGACGGCGACGACCTGGCCGTCGACCTGCACTATGCGGTGGGGGAGAGCGTGTGGCGGAGGATCGGCCTCAACCTGGGGAACACGGGAAGCCACGTGTGGGATGTGACGGGCGTGCCCACCAGCGACCAGGTGCGGTTGCGCCTCACGGTGCGCGACCTGGAGAACGGCCTTGTCCAGGTGATCACCCCGCCCTTCGCGGTGACCGACGCGCCGGTCGCGGCCATCGACCACTCCCCGGATGAAGGCATCACCACCGAGACGGCCGTGGCCTTCACCGACGCCTCGTCCGACCCCGACGGAGAGGTGGCGGCCTGGAGCTGGAGCTTCGGCGACGGTGCCACGAGCGACGAGCCGAACCCGACGCACACCTACGCCGAGCCCGGGATCTACCACGTGCGCCTGGAGGTGACCGACGATCTGGGCGCGGTGGGCGCCCCCGCCTCGGTGTCCCTGGCCGTGGGGACGCCCGAAGCCCCGGTGACCGGCTTCGCCAGCGCGGAGCTGGGACCGGGTGAGGGCTCCTTCGACGCCCTGGACGAGGTGGGAGTGGAGGCTGAGAAGACGGGCGAGGGCTCCGTGCGGGTCAGCGCCGCTCGCTTCGGCGCGGACCCGGCTCCTGGGGCCAGACCCGTCTTCCAGACCCCGGCCGGCTACTTCGACCTGAACCTGGACACCGCCGAGGGCGTGGAGAGCCTCACGGTGCGCTGGCACTTCCCCGAGGGGATCGAGTCGCCCGAGTCCCTCTTCCTGGCCTGGCTCGAGCCTGAGACGGGCGAGTGGGTGCCCGTGGTGCCGCAGGCCCTGGTGGTGGCGCCGGGCGGGGGCTTCGGAGGGTACATCGCCTTCACCCTGGACGACACCTCCACGCCCACCCTGGCCCAGCTGACGGGCAGCCTCTTCGGAGCGGGCACGCCCATCCCCAACCGGGCGCCCGAGGCGGCCTTCACCTTCGGGCCCGAGGCGCCGGCGGTGACCGACACGGTCCAGTTCACCCACCAGGCCACCGACCCCGACGGGCCCGAGGACCTGGCCGCCTGGAGCTGGGACTTCGGCGACGGCGCCACCAGCGACGAGCCGAACCCGACCCACCGCTACGCCGCGAAGGGAGCGTACACCGTCTCGCTGACGGTGGCGGACCAGGCCGGTGCCACGGCCACGGCCACGACCACGCTGGCGGTGGTGAACGCCCCGCCCCGGGTGACCCTGGACGCCCCCGAGCCTGGCGCGGTGTGGACGGGTAGGGAGGCCATCCGCTGGACCGCCTCGGACCCCGACGGCGACGAGCTCCAGATCGACCTGGCCTACAGCGCCGACGACGGGGCGACCTGGACCGAGATCAGCGCCGGTCAGCCCAACGGCGGCGAGTACCTCTGGGAGAGCGGCCAGGTTCCCAAGGGCGGCGTCTACCGGCTCAAGGTGACGGCCCGCGACGTGGAGGCGAGCGCCGAGGCAGTGAGCGAGCCTTTCGTGGTGGTGCGGGTGACGGGTGACGTGAGCCACGGGCCCAACCCGGCCTCCACCGACGTGACCTTCTACTTCGGCGACGGCGTCTCCGGCACGCTCAGCGTCTTCGACGTGAGCGGCCGGCGGGTCTGGTCCGCCCAGACCTCCGACGGCACCCGCTCCCTGACATGGGACCTCAGGAGCCACCGGGGCGAGCCCCTGGCCAGCGGCCTCTACCTCTACCTGGTGGTGAAGGCCGACGGCACCCGCTCGCCCGTGCAGAGGCTGGTGATCGAGCGATGA
- a CDS encoding UPF0164 family protein, protein MSARARRPAQETSNPTPTQGHRSPHSRAGLRILAALCLGLGLLAQAPAGAQEDYAGTAAHLQIGMGARALAMGGAFVAVADDATALHYNPAGLATLQGLELTSFYSSEYGASSYGALGVAGPGLGAGVQWLGSPGIEARDPYANPTGSFDLALAAARLAYARRLGPVAAGLELTYVSESLASVTGNGLTGDVGVLAPLGPVRLGLAARNLWGTLGYTSGTSDPFDPVYVVGMAWQPGRLTLALDYELEGPVRLGAEFRVLPAFALRAGASSLEEEVTLSGGLGLALGGLRLDYAYLQPKVLPGTHRLSLGYRF, encoded by the coding sequence ATGAGCGCACGGGCCAGACGGCCCGCGCAGGAGACGAGCAATCCGACGCCGACGCAGGGGCACCGGTCGCCACACTCCCGTGCCGGCCTCCGCATCCTGGCGGCGCTCTGCCTGGGTCTGGGCCTCCTGGCCCAGGCCCCGGCGGGGGCCCAGGAGGACTACGCCGGGACCGCCGCCCACCTCCAGATCGGCATGGGCGCCCGCGCCCTGGCCATGGGCGGGGCCTTCGTGGCCGTGGCCGACGACGCCACCGCCCTCCACTACAACCCCGCGGGCCTCGCTACCCTTCAAGGGCTCGAGCTCACCTCCTTCTACTCCAGCGAGTACGGCGCCTCGAGCTACGGGGCCCTGGGGGTGGCCGGTCCGGGGCTGGGGGCGGGCGTGCAGTGGCTGGGCTCGCCGGGGATCGAGGCCCGCGACCCCTACGCCAACCCCACGGGCTCCTTCGACCTCGCCCTGGCCGCCGCCCGGCTCGCCTACGCCCGGCGGCTGGGGCCGGTGGCCGCGGGCCTGGAGCTGACCTACGTGAGCGAGAGTCTCGCCTCGGTGACGGGCAACGGCCTCACCGGCGACGTGGGGGTGCTCGCCCCCTTGGGCCCGGTGCGGCTGGGGCTGGCCGCCCGAAACCTCTGGGGCACGCTCGGGTACACCTCGGGCACCTCGGACCCCTTCGACCCTGTCTACGTGGTGGGGATGGCCTGGCAGCCGGGCCGCCTCACCCTGGCCCTGGACTACGAGCTGGAGGGCCCCGTCCGCCTGGGGGCGGAGTTCCGGGTGCTCCCGGCCTTCGCCCTGAGGGCCGGGGCGTCGAGCCTGGAGGAGGAGGTCACCCTGAGCGGCGGCCTCGGCCTCGCCCTGGGCGGGCTCCGCCTGGACTACGCGTACCTGCAGCCCAAGGTGCTCCCAGGGACCCACCGGCTCTCGCTGGGGTATCGATTCTAG